A window of the Aspergillus flavus chromosome 6, complete sequence genome harbors these coding sequences:
- a CDS encoding putative glutaryl-CoA dehydrogenase: MNRSLLRAASRRLQSASHVHNAPTASLNASVRGFATAFNWEDPLAASELYTEEELAIQDTARQYCQERLLPRVLDAYRNENYDRKILEEMGELGLLGASIEGYGCAGASTVASGLITKEVERVDSGYRSGMSVQSSLAMTAIYEFGSQELKDRFLPGLAKGKIAGCFGLTEPNHGSDPGSMETVAREHPTKKGYYSLSGTKTWITNSPISDILIVWAKLESTGKIRGFVVERDQCPPGTLETPAIKNKTALRAARLGIAFGAMGALEDCLSRARTYALERKQFKGNPLAKYQLIQKKLADAATDAAYGTLAATQVARLKDEGKSTPEMISMIKRQNCDRALANSRILQEVFGGNATSDEYHIGRHVANLFVVQTYEGQSDIHSLILGRAITGVQADPPSSCSAGPVGEDLFHWQATIMGPGDSPYSGGVFFLAIHFPTDYPFKPPKVNFTTRIYHPNINSNGSICLDILRDQWSPALTISKVLLSICSMLTDPNPDDPLVPEIAHVYKTDRGRYEATAREWTRKYAI, translated from the exons ATGAATCGATCATTGCTCCGTGCGGCTTCACGTCGCCTCCAGTCGGCAAGCCACGTGCACAATGCACCAACAGCTTCACTCAATGCGTCGGTGCGTGGTTTCGCGACCGCCTTCAATTGGGAAGATCCTCTGGCTGCATCGGAGCTGTATACGGAGGAGGAATTGGCGATTCAAGACACGGCGCGACAGTATTGCCAGGAACGCTTGTTACCCCGGGTTCTCG ATGCTTATCGAAACGAGAACTATGATCGCAAAATACTAGAAGAAATGGGCGAACTGGGCCTTCTTGGCGCCAGCATTGAGGGTTATGGTTGTGCAGGTGCCAGCACTGTTGCATCGGGTCTGATCACTAAGGAGGTTGAACGAGTGGATTCCGGATACCGATCAGGGATGTCTGTGCAGAGCTCGCTAGCGATGACGGCCATCTACGAGTTTGGATCCCAGGAGCTAAAGGATAGATTTCTGCCAGGGCTAGCCAAGGGAAAGATTGCGGGTTGTTTTGGTCTCACGGAACCTAACCATGGCTCGGACCCTGGTTCTATGGAAACAGTTGCGCGAGAGCATCCTACTAAAAAGGGCTATTATTCGCTCTCCGGCACGAAGACTTGGATTACTAACTCCCCCATCTCCGACATTTTGATAGTATGGGCCAAGCTGGAGAGCACAGGCAAGATCCGCGGGTTTGTGGTGGAACGTGACCAATGCCCTCCCGGCACCTTGGAGACTCCGGCCATCAAAAATAAGACCGCCTTACGGGC TGCCCGACTAGGTATCGCCTTTGGTGCCATGGGGGCTCTTGAAGACTGCCTTAGCCGTGCCCGGACCTATGCCTTAGAGCGGAAGCAATTCAAGGGCAACCCACTGGCGAAGTATCAATTAATCCAGAAGAAGTTGGCGGATGCTGCCACAGATGCTGCTTATGGAACGCTAGCAGCAACCCAGGTTGCTAGGCTCAAGGACGAAGGCAAATCTACCCCTGAAATGATCTCCATGATTAAAAGACAAAACTGTGACCGGGCCCTGGCCAACTCTCGGAT ACTTCAAGAAGTCTTCGGCGGAAATGCGACCAGCGACGAATACCATATCGGCCGGCACGTAGCCAACCTGTTTGTAGTGCAGACATACGAAGGACAGAGCGACATTCACT CATTGATTCTGGGGCGCGCCATCACTGGAGTCCAGGC TGATCCTCCCTCCTCCTGCTCCGCTGGACCTGTAGGTGAAGACTTG TTCCACTGGCAAGCTACTATTATGGGTCCT GGTGACTCTCCATACTCGGGAGGCGTTTTCTTCCTAGCAATCCACTTCCCTACCGACTACCCATTCAAGCCGCCTAAGGTCAACTTCACCACCCGTATCTACCACCCCAACATCAACTCAAATGGCAGTATCTGTCTGGACATTCTTAGAGACCAATGGAGCCCTGCTCTCACAATCTCTAAAG TGCTGCTGTCCATCTGTTCGATGCTTACAGACCCCAACCCAGACGACCCGTTGGTGCCTGAAATTGCGCATGTGTACAAGACTGACCGCGGTCGGTATGAAGCGACCGCCCGCGAATGGACCCGGAAATATGCTATCTGA